The sequence ATCGTTGAAAAAGGAACTCCTGGTTTTACTTTTGGTAAAAAAGAGGATAAATTTGGTATTCGCGCCTCAAGTACGCGCGAACTGATTTTTACTGATTGTTTGATCCCAGAGGAGAATTTATTGGCAAAAGAAGGCATGGGTTTTATCGTCACTATGAGGACTTTTGATATGTCGCGGCCGGGTGTTGCGGCTCAGGCATTAGGTATTGCCCAGGGGGCTTTGGAGTTAGCAGTAAAATATGTGCGCGAAAGAGTACAGTTTGGTAAACCGATATCCAGTTTCCAAGGAATCCAGTGGATGATAGCAGATATGGCTACGGAAATCGAAGCAGCCCGCGGTTTAGTTTATTCTACCGCTAGAATGCTTGATGCCGGAGTAAAGGATGTATCTAAAGAATCGGCAATGGCCAAGATGTATGCTTCAGATGTAGCGATGAAGGTTAGCGTAGATGCTTTGCAATTATTCGGCGGATACGGATATATGAAAGATTATCCGATTGAAAAATATGTACGTGATGCTAAAATTACCCAGATCTATGAGGGGACAAACCAGGTGCAGCGCGGTATTATTGGTTTGAAAGTAATTAAGGAAATGGCCAAATGAGTGGTAAACTATAAGTCCTAAGCTTTAAGCTTACGGCGGCTTATAGCTTATAACTTACAGCTTACAGCTAAAGATTAAATATGAATATAATCGTTTGTATCAAACAGGTTCCTGAGACTACTGAAGTAAGGATTAACCCTGAGACCAATACACTGATGCGCGAAGGGGTCAAGGCGATTATAAATCCTTTTGATATGTATGCTATTGAAGAAGCAGTGAGGCTTAAGGAGAGATTTGGCGGTAAGATTAGCGTGCTTACCATGGGGCCGCCTCAGGCAGATCAGGCTTTGCGTGAAGCAATTTCTATGGGTGCTGATGAAGGTTATTTAGTTTGCGACCGTGCCTTTGCCGGAAGCGATACTTGGGCAACCAGCTATACTTTGGCAGGAGCAATTAAGAAGCTGGGAGCTTTTGATTTGATTATTTGTGGCAAACAAGCTTCAGATGGAGACACGGCGCAGGTTGGCCCGGGAATATCCACGCATTTGAATATTCCGCAGGTAACTTATGTTAAAAAAGTAGAAGAGGCAACGGATAAGTCTATGCGCCTGGAAAGAATGCTGGAAGAGGGATATGAAATTATTGAAACACCGCTTCCTGCGCTTTTAACCGTAGTTAAGGAGATCAACGAACCAAGGATTCCTTCGTTAAAAGGCTTAATGCGCGCAAAAAGCGCCAAAATTACTATGTTGACTCAAAAGGAGCTGGATTTGGATCCGCAACAGATTGGTTTATGCGGTTCACCTACTCAGGTAGTAAAGATATTTACTCCAACACCAAGGGTTGGCGGCCAGATACTTAAAGGCGAGATTGACGAGATTGCCAAAGAGCTGGTGAGTTTAATTAAAGACGAGGTTAATTAAAAAATGTCTATTGCTATTATCGTTGAGAAATGCACCGGTTGTTCTTTGTGCGTTAAAGCCTGTCCTTTTGATGCTATTCGGATTATGGATAAGAAGGCATCAGTTGATTTGCATAAGTGTACACTTTGCGGCTCATGTAAAGATGTATGCAAGTTTAAAGCGGTTTTACTAGAGAAGACCCCGGCTCAATGTGAATTGCCTGATATAAAAGATTATAAAGGAATTTGGGTTTTTATCGAACAGAAGAATGGCCGGGTGCAGTCGGTTTCATACGAATTATTAGGCAAGGCTCAAGAGTTGGCTAAGAAATTAAATTGCCAGGTAAGCGGGGTATTAATTGGAGATAAAATAGAAGATCAATTGGATGAATTAATTTTCTGCGGGGCAGATAATATCTATTTAGTAGAAGCTCCTGAGTTGGCTAATTTCCAGGATGAGCCATATACGAATATTTTAGTAGAGTTGGTTAAGAAATATAAGCCTGAAATTCTCTTGTGTGGAGCAACAAATATTGGCAGGAGCTTGATTTCTCGCGTGGCTATAAATATCAAGGCAGGACTAACCGCAGATTGCACGGGGTTGGATATTGACCCGGATAAAAAGATTCTATTGCAGACGCGCCCGGCTTTCGGCGGCAATATCATGGCTACAATTATTTCTCCCAATTACCGCCCGCAGATGGCAACAGTAAGGCATAAAGTTTTTGTCCCCATGCCCGCTGATAAAAAACGCAAAGGTAAGATTATAAAGGAAAGTTTCGACAATTCTCTTTATGTTTCACGCACAAGGCTTATTGATATTGTTGAAGAGATTGAATCTACGGTAAATTTATCCGAAGCAAATATTATTGTTTCCGGAGGCCGCGGGATAGGCTCTCATGAAAATTTTAAATTATTAGAAGACCTGGCTCATGTTTTAGGGGCTGCAGTCGGCTCATCGCGTGCGGCGGTGGATTCCGGTTGGATGCCTTATTCGCATCAAGTTGGACAGACCGGCCGTACAGTTGGCCCGAAGATCTATTTTGCATGCGGGATAAGCGGCCAAATTCAGCACCTTGTTGGAATGCAGTCTTCAAAAATTATCGTTGCCATCAATAAAGATCCTGAAGCTCCAATTTTCAAAGTTGCTACCTATGGAATTGTCGGCGATCTTTTTCAGGTTGTTCCTGCTTTAACGCAAGCTTTCAAAATAGCTCTCCGGAAATAAAGTTAAATCTAGGGGACGGTTCTCTTTTTAAAATTTAAAAAAGAAAACCGTCCCCATGTTTTTGGTATTATTTGCATGTATATGTTAAAGAATGTAAAGATTCTCCTTGACAAAAAAGGGCTTTTTTGTTTATAATAAACCTATGGTAAATAACAATTTGATGACTATTGAAGACCTGGCGGACTATTTAAAAGTTACCCGCCGCACTATTTATGATTGGCTAAAGCATAATAAGATACCTGCGCTAAAACTTGTAGGCCAATGGCGCTTTAAAAAAGATAAGATTGACGACTGGCTTGATGGCCAGTCCCAACCTCATTAACATGCGGCGCTAATTGGTATTGCGCCGGTGTATGTTTCTACATTAGGAGGAATTAAATATGTATTTTAAAAGACTAGAATTGGTTGGTTTTAAATCATTTTGCGATAAGACTACGCTTAATTTTGAGCCGGGAATTACCGCTGTTGTCGGGCCGAATGGCTGCGGAAAATCGAATATTTTTGATTCTATCCGTTGGGTTCTAGGGGAGCAGTCGGCAAAATCATTACGCGGTTCAGAGATGCTTGATGTTATCTTTAATGGTACGGATAACAAGGAGCCGCTGAGCATGGCTGAGGTAAGCCTGACTTTTGATAATACCAGCCGTTTTTTTAATGTTGATAATCCGGAGGTGTTGATTACCCGCAGGCTTTTTCGATCAGGGGAAAGCGAATATATGCTTAATAAAGCCACAGTGCGGCTTAAGGATATTCTGGATCTGTTATTAGGAACGGGTATTGGTGCTGAAAGTTATTCTATTATTGCCCAGGGGAAAATTGATTTGGTATTAAGTTCTCGCCCGGAAGACCGCAGGATTGTTTTTGATGAGGCAAGTGGAATAAGTAAGTATAAAGCTCAGAAAAGAGAAACTATGCGTAAGCTGGAAGAGACCGAACAAAATCTTCTGCGTGTAAATGATATTGTTACAGAAGTTAGGCGTCAGATTGGATCTTTAGAGCGCCAAGCTAATAAAGCGCGAAAATATAAGGAAATTTTTGAAGAACTGAAATTGAAAGAAATTGACTTGGCTGTCCTTGATAAAAAAAATCTGCTCAAAGAAAAGGACGAACTTATTCATCAACTGGCTGTTTTGGAAAAAGAAGAGTCATCTTTGAATGAATTAGTCAGGCAACAGGAAGAAAAGATTGCTAACCGTCAGTCGGAGTTAAAAACTTTAGAACAAGCCTTAATGGATGTGCGCAGTCAAATGCTCAGTTTGGAAAACAGCCTGATACGCAATAACGAACATATTAATTTTAATCAGCAGCGTATAGTCGAATTAACCCAGAATTATGGAGTTTTAGTTGGGCAGATTGATCAGGCTCATGCCAAGCTCGTCCAGGACCAGGAGAAGCTGCAAAAGGTACGTAGTGAGTACGCAAGCCTCAAAGAGAATATAGACAGTAAACAATCTGTTTTGGAACAGAAGGAAGATGAAATCAATAAGCTAGGCGTTCTTATTAAAAACTCCCTAGAGGTTATTTCCGAAAGCAAAAAATTAATTTTAGATTTAGAGGCTGCAATTTCCAATGTTCATAATGAAATAGGGAATTTCAACTCTAGGCATCAGGTATTCTTGGCGCGTAAAAAAAGGTTAGAAATTGAAAAAGCTAAAGTTTATGAAGAGAAGGTGATCACTGAGGAAGTCCTCAAAAAGGTTGCTGAGGAGTTGATAGCTACCCGTACGCTGGTTGATGAATTTAGTAAAAAGATATCTGATGTAAAGATAAGCCTCCAGCAGGAAGGGCAAAATTTGAATGAGATTAATAAAGAGATTGCCAATCTTGAAAATGAAAAAATTACCCTGGTTTCCCACAAGGAATTTTTAGAGAAATTAAAGAGTAAATATGATGATATTGGTGAATCTTTGAATGCGGTGATTTATCTGGATAAGGCGCCAAGTGAGAGCCTGACCGGATTGGTGGTAAAGATTCAGAATCAAGGCCTTTTTGAAAAAGATGGTCATATAGCGGATACCTCTGTTTTTAAAATAAGCGGAGAGGCCAAGCCCATCGAATTAGATACGCGCAATATTGATGAAAAGATTTTAAAAATAGAGGAGAATCTTGGTGAACTGAGGAACAAAATGATATTGCGTCAGACCTGCATTTCGGAGTTAACTAAGATGTCCGTGGATCTTGAGCAAGAACTGCGCAATCACGAGATTACGTTAGCTAATAAAGAATCTAGCTGCCAGGCGACTCAGGAACAATTTAATAAAATTAAAGAAGAAGAGGATGTTATTGTAATGGAGCTTTCTGATGTAGGGCGCGAGATTACTGCAATCGAGCAGAATTTAGCTACTTTTCAGGAGCAGCTTTCTAGTTTAAATAACCAACAAAGGCTTAAACAGGATTTAATTGGGCAAGAAGAGGACGCCATTACGTTAAACAGTAAGGCGCGTGAGGAAGTCCTGGTTTTGATTACTCAAACTAAAACTGAAATTGAAGCGCTTAATAAGCGTTTTAGTTCCGATGAGGCGACTCTAAAAATCTTAGATGAAACCTATGCTCAGGATAAGGGGAGCCTGGAGAATATTGAGAGGCAAATTAACGAAGCCAAAGAGCGCCAAGATGCTTTGAAGTTTGAAATTACGCAATGCCAGGATTTGATTAAGCAGTCAGAAATTTTAATTGAACAAAAAAAAGGTGAATTTTATCAAGTTGAACTTAAATACAATGAGGTTTCCGGGGGAACAGCCGGGTTAGTCAAGAAGATTGAGGCTGACCGTAAGGCGCTTGACCAGGTTAAAAACCAATTGCATGATTTAGCGATGCGTGATAAAGATTTGGATTATCGCTATGCGACAATAAAGGAAAGGATGCTTTCTGCTTATAGAATAGATTTAGATCAACAGAATCAACAAGATAAAGAATTAGGCAAAGAAGGGCTCTCTGAGGAGATCAATGAATTAAAAAGAAAGCTTGATTCCTGCGGCTCGGTAAATTTAGTTGCCATAGAAGAGTACGATGAGTTAAAGAAGCGTTACGATTTTCTTATTCAGCAACAGACTGACCTTGGCCAGGCAAAAGAATCTTTGCATCAGGCAATTTTAAAAATTAACCGTACTACAAAGCAGATGTTTATGGAGACATTTGAGAAAGTGAAGGTGGAATTTAAGAACTATTTTCGCCTGCTTTTTAACGGCGGTGACGCGCAGCTTTTCTTGCTTGATGAGAATGATCCGCTTGAGTCGGGGATTGAGATTATCTGCCGGCCTCCGGGAAAGAAACTGCAGAATGTACTTCTTCTTTCCGGCGGCGAGAAAACCATGTCGGCAATTGCTTTGATATTTGCGATTTTTAAAGTTAAGCCTTCGCCATTCTGCATTTTGGATGAGATTGATGCTGCTCTTGATGAAGCCAACGTTGACAGGTTCTCAAGAGTCTTGCAGGAGTTTGCCAAGAGCTCCCAGTTTATTGTGATTACCCATAACAAAAAAACAATTGTTAATGCCAATATTATGTATGGTATTACTATGGAACAGTCTGGAGTTTCTAAGATAGTTTCCGTAAAATTGTCGCAGAATAAAGAAAAGGAAAAACAAGAGGAACCAATCCTGTCATCCTGAGGGAGCATGGTGATTTCCGTCATTCTGAGCCCGAAGGGCGAAGAATCTAAAGACGAGATCCTTCCCCTTCACTTCGTTCAGGGTCAGGATGACGTTATGACGCAGTCAGAATGACTCATGCGCAACAAGTATTATTTTTGCCTTTGTTTTTGGCTTGGTAGAGTGACTTATCGGAAGAAGTAATTAATTCTGCTGGAAGTTGTCCATCTTCGGGGAAAGTAGCAATCCCTAAGCTTGCCGTCAACATCTTATTGGGAAAAATTTCTTCATTCAGGAAAGGGGATTTTTGGATATCCATCCTTATGCGTTCAGCGATTAAAAAAGCCTCTTTTTTATCAGTACGGGGAAGGATGATAGTAAATTCTTCTCCTCCGTAACGGCAGACAAAATCCATTTTACGCGATTGATTACGTAAGAGGGTAGCTAGGTCTTTTAATATTTTATCTCCTGCCTGATGTCCAAGCGTATCATTATAGATTTTAAAA comes from Candidatus Omnitrophota bacterium and encodes:
- a CDS encoding AAA family ATPase, whose translation is MYFKRLELVGFKSFCDKTTLNFEPGITAVVGPNGCGKSNIFDSIRWVLGEQSAKSLRGSEMLDVIFNGTDNKEPLSMAEVSLTFDNTSRFFNVDNPEVLITRRLFRSGESEYMLNKATVRLKDILDLLLGTGIGAESYSIIAQGKIDLVLSSRPEDRRIVFDEASGISKYKAQKRETMRKLEETEQNLLRVNDIVTEVRRQIGSLERQANKARKYKEIFEELKLKEIDLAVLDKKNLLKEKDELIHQLAVLEKEESSLNELVRQQEEKIANRQSELKTLEQALMDVRSQMLSLENSLIRNNEHINFNQQRIVELTQNYGVLVGQIDQAHAKLVQDQEKLQKVRSEYASLKENIDSKQSVLEQKEDEINKLGVLIKNSLEVISESKKLILDLEAAISNVHNEIGNFNSRHQVFLARKKRLEIEKAKVYEEKVITEEVLKKVAEELIATRTLVDEFSKKISDVKISLQQEGQNLNEINKEIANLENEKITLVSHKEFLEKLKSKYDDIGESLNAVIYLDKAPSESLTGLVVKIQNQGLFEKDGHIADTSVFKISGEAKPIELDTRNIDEKILKIEENLGELRNKMILRQTCISELTKMSVDLEQELRNHEITLANKESSCQATQEQFNKIKEEEDVIVMELSDVGREITAIEQNLATFQEQLSSLNNQQRLKQDLIGQEEDAITLNSKAREEVLVLITQTKTEIEALNKRFSSDEATLKILDETYAQDKGSLENIERQINEAKERQDALKFEITQCQDLIKQSEILIEQKKGEFYQVELKYNEVSGGTAGLVKKIEADRKALDQVKNQLHDLAMRDKDLDYRYATIKERMLSAYRIDLDQQNQQDKELGKEGLSEEINELKRKLDSCGSVNLVAIEEYDELKKRYDFLIQQQTDLGQAKESLHQAILKINRTTKQMFMETFEKVKVEFKNYFRLLFNGGDAQLFLLDENDPLESGIEIICRPPGKKLQNVLLLSGGEKTMSAIALIFAIFKVKPSPFCILDEIDAALDEANVDRFSRVLQEFAKSSQFIVITHNKKTIVNANIMYGITMEQSGVSKIVSVKLSQNKEKEKQEEPILSS
- a CDS encoding acyl-CoA dehydrogenase family protein, with amino-acid sequence MDYLLTDEQKMIKDLAHKIAEEKIRPAAAKYDISEEYPWDVLKVMGESDMFGLFIPEEYGGFANSTMNLCLATEEFSRACGGIAVCYAASALGTIPIVLFGTDEQKKKYLPDLAKGKKVAAFAITEPEAGSDASGIKTVARKEGKHYILNGLKHFITNGGDAETYVVIAMTDKTKGARGATAFIVEKGTPGFTFGKKEDKFGIRASSTRELIFTDCLIPEENLLAKEGMGFIVTMRTFDMSRPGVAAQALGIAQGALELAVKYVRERVQFGKPISSFQGIQWMIADMATEIEAARGLVYSTARMLDAGVKDVSKESAMAKMYASDVAMKVSVDALQLFGGYGYMKDYPIEKYVRDAKITQIYEGTNQVQRGIIGLKVIKEMAK
- a CDS encoding FAD-binding protein — encoded protein: MSIAIIVEKCTGCSLCVKACPFDAIRIMDKKASVDLHKCTLCGSCKDVCKFKAVLLEKTPAQCELPDIKDYKGIWVFIEQKNGRVQSVSYELLGKAQELAKKLNCQVSGVLIGDKIEDQLDELIFCGADNIYLVEAPELANFQDEPYTNILVELVKKYKPEILLCGATNIGRSLISRVAINIKAGLTADCTGLDIDPDKKILLQTRPAFGGNIMATIISPNYRPQMATVRHKVFVPMPADKKRKGKIIKESFDNSLYVSRTRLIDIVEEIESTVNLSEANIIVSGGRGIGSHENFKLLEDLAHVLGAAVGSSRAAVDSGWMPYSHQVGQTGRTVGPKIYFACGISGQIQHLVGMQSSKIIVAINKDPEAPIFKVATYGIVGDLFQVVPALTQAFKIALRK
- a CDS encoding helix-turn-helix domain-containing protein, whose amino-acid sequence is MVNNNLMTIEDLADYLKVTRRTIYDWLKHNKIPALKLVGQWRFKKDKIDDWLDGQSQPH
- a CDS encoding electron transfer flavoprotein subunit beta/FixA family protein; translated protein: MNIIVCIKQVPETTEVRINPETNTLMREGVKAIINPFDMYAIEEAVRLKERFGGKISVLTMGPPQADQALREAISMGADEGYLVCDRAFAGSDTWATSYTLAGAIKKLGAFDLIICGKQASDGDTAQVGPGISTHLNIPQVTYVKKVEEATDKSMRLERMLEEGYEIIETPLPALLTVVKEINEPRIPSLKGLMRAKSAKITMLTQKELDLDPQQIGLCGSPTQVVKIFTPTPRVGGQILKGEIDEIAKELVSLIKDEVN